The Molothrus ater isolate BHLD 08-10-18 breed brown headed cowbird chromosome 1, BPBGC_Mater_1.1, whole genome shotgun sequence genome includes a window with the following:
- the SEC61G gene encoding protein transport protein Sec61 subunit gamma isoform X2, whose translation MDQVMQFVEPSRQFVKDSIRLVKRCTKPDRKEFQKIAMATAIGFAIMGFIGFFVKLIHIPINNIIVGG comes from the exons ATGGATCAGGTAATGCAATTTGTGGAACCCAGCCGTCAGTTTGTGAAAGATTCCATACGACTTGTTAAGAGAtgcaccaagcctgacaggaAAG aGTTCCAGAAGATTGCCATGGCAACAGCAATAGGCTTTGCAATAATGGGATTTATTGGTTTCTTTGTCAAATTGATCCATATCCCCATCAACAATATAATTGT AGGTGGCTGA
- the SEC61G gene encoding protein transport protein Sec61 subunit gamma isoform X1 produces MCMSLQAIMDQVMQFVEPSRQFVKDSIRLVKRCTKPDRKEFQKIAMATAIGFAIMGFIGFFVKLIHIPINNIIVGG; encoded by the exons ATGTGTATGTCTTTGCAGGCAATCATGGATCAGGTAATGCAATTTGTGGAACCCAGCCGTCAGTTTGTGAAAGATTCCATACGACTTGTTAAGAGAtgcaccaagcctgacaggaAAG aGTTCCAGAAGATTGCCATGGCAACAGCAATAGGCTTTGCAATAATGGGATTTATTGGTTTCTTTGTCAAATTGATCCATATCCCCATCAACAATATAATTGT AGGTGGCTGA